CAACAGACCCTCAAAGGTGCCGATTACTGGGTGTCTTACTCGCTCTTAGACAGCAAGCGGCTGTACAAAGGCTATCCGGTGGCGGCGCAACCCGGCTTCGCGTCTACGCACAACGTGAACCTGGTGTACAAGCAGATGATCTTTCCCATCAAAACCTACGTGGGCTTTACCTACAGTTACACCAGCGGAAGGCCGTACCACAACCCCAACCTGGAGGGTTTTATGCAAAGCCAGACCAAGAATTACCAAGATTTGAGCTTCAGCGCCAGCTACTTAACCACTTTTAAAGGCCATTCCACTATTCTGCACGTGGCCTGCACCAACCTCTTGGGCCGCGAGAATGTGTTTGGGTACCGGTACGCGGCCAGCCCAGACGCCAACGGTTCCTACGCTTTTCAGCCGGTGGTGCCGGGTGCCAAACGCTTTGCCGTCATCGCGCTTATGTTCTCCATCAATGACCGAAAATAAGGTGCTAATTTTTTAATGTGTTAGCGTGCTACTCTCCTTAAACAATCCTCAATAAGCAATTACCAATTTTCCGTTTTCGGGCTCATTTCCGGAAACGGAGCCAAAAACGTCAAACCCTAAAAACCATTCAAATGAAAAAGTTATTCTTCGTGCCGTTGTTCTTTCTTTCCATGCTGGTACAGGCCCAGGGCAATTTTCAGGCGGCTTTAACAGAGACGCTGCAACAGTTCAAGGCCGCCAAAACCACCGAGGAAACCTTGCCGCTGGTCAACAAATTCAACCGCATTGCAGAGGCCGAACCCAAGCAATGGCTGCCCGCCTATTACGCCGCTTTCGCCCAAATCAGTGTCTCGTTCCGGGTAAAAGAAGAGGAACAGCGCGAGGCCCTGCTAGACAAAGCCCAGACTTACCTGGACCGCGCCTTCAAGCTGGAGCCCAAAGAATCTGAGCTGTATGCGCTGCAAGGCTATCTGCACCAGGCGCGCCTGGTGATTTCGCCCATGATGCGTGGCATGAAATACTCGGGTTTGGTGGTGAGCGCCCTGGAGAAAGCCAAACAACTGAACCCAAACAACCCGCGCGTGTATTTTTTGCTGGGCCAGAACACGTTTAACATGCCTAAAATGTTTGGCGGCGGACCAGAAGCGGCCAAACCCTTGCTGCAGACCGCCAAAGAGAAATACGCCGCCCAGAAAACCACCCAGCCGCTGCAGCCCACATGGGGCGAACAGAACAACCTGGCTTTGCTGGCCAAATGCAATTAACCTTGGTTTACTGGAAACATAAAACTCACCCCTCCCAGGTGGGAGTTATCTGGAATACGTGGAGACAAGGCAGTGCCTGGTCTCTACAGGTTGCGTTTTCGGCTTCATTTCTGGAAATGGAGCCGAAAACGGATATCCAAATTCCCTCCTTGAAGGGAAATGGAATACCAAGAAAGACGTTCAAAACTCGTGCTGATAACTCCCCTCCTGGGAGGGGTTGGGGTGGGTTACTTTCCAGGACTGAAAAAACACTTTTCTGCGCTTCACCTAAAATCCAACCAATTTTCCTGCCGCCCTTACAAAGCACAAAGGCAGTTTTTAGCCCTTAAATCCTTACCTTTTCGCCATGAAATCAACCTTCGGGATTCCCGGCAAGCGCTTTGTTTCCATCTTGAAATGGATCTTGCTGTTTGCGCTGTTGGCTGGGGTACAGGTGCTGCTCACGTGTGAGAACTGCTACACCAACCTGAACCTCACCTGGCGAAATTTTCTGTATTCGTTCAGTCTCTTCTGCTTTTTGTGGCTGGGGAACGGCTACCTGAGCAACAGCCTGGGGTTCATTGTCTCCTGGGCAGAAAACCCCTGGAAGCGCTTTTTCATCACCTTGATTGCCGTGCTGGTGTATTCGGCCGTTATTGTGTTTTTGGTGAACTGGTTCTGGTATGTGTTCTTGCCGCAGCGCGATTTCAACATCATGCACACTGCCCGCGTGCGCTGGACCATGGGCAGCCAGATGCTCGTCACGTACATGATCACCATGACGTTGCACGCCGTCGCGTTTTTGCGGGGCTGGCGCGAGACGGCGGTGCAGGCCGAGCGCTTCCAGAAAGAGACCGCCCTCTCTAAGTACGAAGCCCTCAAAAACCAGGTGAACCCGCATTTCTTGTTCAACAGCCTCAACGCGCTCACCAGCCTGGTGCACGCCGAGCCCGATCTGGCCGTGAAATTCATCAAGCAACTGTCTGAGGTGTACCGCTACGTCCTGGATTCGCAGCAGAAGGAAGTGGTGCCCCTGGAAGAGGAACTCCATTTCACGCAGCGTTATGCCTTTCTGCAGAACATACGGTTAGGCGAAAGCCTGGTGGTGAACTTGCCCCAGACGGTTCCGGCGGGCTTTTATGTGCCGCCGCTGGCCTTGCAGATGCTGCTGGAGAACGCCGTGAAACACAACCGGGCCTGGGCCAAAGAACCGCTGCAGGTAGACATTACCCTTACCGGAGATTACCTAACCGTGCAGAATAACCTGCAGCCCAAACCGCAGCATGAGCCGCCCAGCGGCCTGGGCCTGGCCAACATTGCCGCCCGCTATGACATGCTCACCACCAAAAAAATGGAAACCCAGGCCACCGAAACCACTTTCACCGTGAAACTGCCGCTGCTCACCTTTCAAGCGTAACCAAAAGCCGTTTTCGGGCTCATTTCCAGAAACGAAGCCAAAAACGGAAATCCTATTTCTGACAACGAATCACTAAAAACGAATCACCGCTATGCTCCGCGCGCTCCTTCTTGAAGACGAACCCCTGGCGGCCAACCGGTTGGCGCACTTACTGGAATCACAGGAAGAGGTGCCCCTGCAGGTGGTGGCCAAGCTGGCCTCTGTGCAGGAAGCCGTCGCGTTTTTCAGGGAGCAGCCTATGCCAGACCTCGCTTTCTTTGACATACAACTAGGCGATGGCCTGAGCTTCAGCATTTTTGACGAAGTGCCGGTCACCTGCCCCATCATCTTCACCACCGCCTATGACGCCTATGCGCTGCGCGCCTTCAAAGCCAACAGCATAGACTACCTTTTAAAACCCATTGATTCTGATGACCTGCGCCAGGCCCTGCTCAAATTCCAACGGCTCACAACTTCCGGCCCCGCCGCCGCCCCACAGCCCGAGGCGTCTCTGCAACTCCTGCAGCAGGCTTTGCACCAGTTGCAGCACCCTGCCGCGCCTTCGTACAAAAACCGGTTTGTGATCAAGGTGGGTGAACACATAAGGGCGGTGCCCGTGGAGGAGATTGATTTCTTCTACAGCTTTGAGAAAGCCACCTTTCTGCAGACCTCTGACAACCGCCGCTACGCCCTTGACTACACCGTGGAACAGCTGGAGCAACTGGTGGACCCCAAACGCTTCTTTAGAGTGAACCGCGGTTATCTGGTGCAGCTAAATGCCATTCAAGACATTCTGCATTTCACCAACAGCCGCCTTAAAGTACAGCTGCGCCACCACGCCCAGGAAGAAGTACTCGTCAGCCGCGAGCGCGTGGCCGCCTTTAAGACCTGGTTAGATGGGTAGACTTTTTCTGTTTTCGGCTCTATTTCAGGAAATGAGCCCGAAAACGAAAAAGTTCAGCACCAGGGCTGGTTTCACCTACCAGGCAAAATGTTAATTTCCTTCCCGGCCACCTGATTTCCTGCTTTAATTTAGGCTGAAGTCAATGTCCCATCTCCCCTCTTTTTATTTCAATTCACCCGCGATGGATACCGCCAAGGTTTCCCTCTTTTTTAGACATTGTGCTATATCTAAAAATTGCATATTTCTTACTTTACACCCATCATTCTCCTGGACAAATACTTAAAACTAGGTATTGGCTGAATGCTTAAATCCTCGGACCTTTGTAATGAGAGAGGCATCTTTTCGTTTCTTTCTCCTTCACTGCCTTACCACTACTAATGTATATGAAAAGGATTTTACCTTATTTTTTGGCGCTGTTCTTTGTGGCCGCCTGTAGTTCTTCTGAGGAGGAGCCTGAACCGGACGCGCCCAACACGCCAGCAAATTCCATAGAACTGGTTACCACTTCGGCCACGCCGGGCCAGGTTGTGATTGCCAAGGCCAGCTCAAAACCTAAAATCACGGGCACCACCATGCTAAAGGTGGGCGGAAAGGACGTGCAAGCCATTGAGGCAGACTCCAACCGGGTATTGTTCATTTTGCCCGTGCTCCCACCTGGCAAAACGGTGGTTGACTACAGCGGTGTGGGCATTGACAAACAAGTGGAGTTGACCATAGCAGCCTATTCGCCTATTACTGACCCAACTGCCATCGCCAATACGTTCACAGCTGAGTTAGGGCAGATTGCAGACAGATTCCAGACGTACGTAAGTAACCCCATCATAAAACTTGACCCTGCCTACATTGCCGTTTTAAACAGGCAGAAACAGATACTGCAGGAGAACTTCCCCAAACTTTCTGCCCAGGAGCAGATGGAGATGGCTTATTACTTGCGAGGAGCCATGCCCAATGACGCTGATTTCATTCTAACGCCGCCCAACCCTGCCAACCACCGTCGCTCCAGCGTGGATCCGGGCGAAGCCTTGTTTCAGACGGGTATTGCCTTTAAAGACGCGGTTATCAATTCTATCATTGGCCTTTCTGTTGGTGTAGCCTTGGTGTACACCCCTGACCCCACTTTTTTCTCTAAAGTGTTGGCGGCGGCCAGTCTTGGCGGGGGGTTGATTTACTTTTCTAAGGCCAAAGCGTTGGCTGCGGAAGTAGGCAGTCTTAAAGGTGTGCCAGAAAGCATTCTCTCAGACTTTTCTAACCAACGGTTAGCAAACACGGCTGCAACTGCGCTACGGGCCGGGGAAATTGAATTCCAGCAAGGGAAAGACAAGACCCTTCAGCTGACCGGCGAATTCAGAAACCTGGTAACTTCTGATAGATCTTCGGGGAGTGCCCTCATTGCCGACATCTTCAGTTACATAGACAAACTTCAGGAGCAATACAACCAGATTATTGCCCTGGTCAATAAGGTAAGAAGCTGGTTCCCTGGCCAGAACCCAGATTTTCCGGGGTACCAAAATACCATTCAGGCGCAGGCAGGCATGAACCAGATTGCCTTGCCTTTGCAAAAAGTCTCTATCAAGAATATCTCAGACGCCAGCATTCGGCTCACCTCCACCGCTACCGCCACCGGGTTCACGCAGGTAGCCCAAAGAGATGCCGTAGGCCTACAGGACAAGCCTTTTTCCTTTGACATTGTCTATGCTGATAATTACACAGGAAAAACCCTGACCAAGGCTATCAGTGCCATTTACAAACCTGCCCAGCCGCATACCGTGACCATCACTGACGGCAACAACCAGCAAGCCAGCGCCGGCCAGGCCCTGCCCAAAGCGCTGAAGGTGAAAGTGACGGACAAAGACGGCAAACTGCTGAAGAACATTGAGGTGGAATGGGCTGTGAAAACGGGCGGCGGGAGCCTGAGCGCTCCAAAATCAACCACCAACGCAGAGGGAATTGCCCAAGTGACTTGGACCATGAAAGCAGGCGCCAGCGGTGACCAGCAAGTGGAAGCTACTGTGAAAAAAGGAGATGGAACGCTGGTTGCCGGCACCCCGCTTACCTTTACCGCTGATCTGTCATTGGTAGGCCTCTGGGATTTAACCTCTTACACAGTCAACGGTTCTGACTATTTTCATTTCCAAGACCGAGGAAACAGAATCTGTGGAGAAGTCTCCTACCAAGACAAAGAGAAATTCTTAACCTCCACCTTTAACATCACCAACACCGGCAGTATTGCCTGGACCTCAGTGATTGAGAAACACAGCTTCAATTTCACGCCTGTCGGGAATGACTGTAAAATGACCAGCCCGAAGGTGACCACTTCCACAGACGCCAAGACGTTCACCTATGTGTATGATGCCACCAAGAATGAAATGACCTTAAACCAAACCATGAAAGGGTCTGTGTCTTTGCAAGACGGGGTTTTAACGCTGTCCTTTCTGTCAAACGGCACCACCGGGGTTCCTGTAATCTTCAAGATGCGCAGACGGCAACCTTAATTACCCGGTCACTTACCAGATAGGCTAGCTTGTTTCCGCAGGTTAGCCCTTCTGTTTTAGCCCCGAAAATGGAAACACCGGTTACAGCAGGAATTTCTCTAGCAGCCTGTTTTTGGCTCCATTTCCAGAAATGAGCCCGAAAACAGAAAAAGCACTGTTGATATTCTAGGCTTCTCTCAGTTTCAAACTAACCGAAAAACAGGTCCAAAAGTAGCAAGATTGCTATGCTTCCCGTATTTTTCTTGCCTAAACACCAGCACCATGCAACACCCTGCCCCTCACACCAACGCCCACGGCTTTAGCCTCAGCTTTGACAAAACGCAGCTGCAGCTAGACGTAATCCATGGGTTTTTAACCGAGTCTTATTGGGCGAAGGGTATTTCTATAGACCTGGTGGCGCAGGCGGTGGAGCATTCTTTGTGCGTGGGCGTGTATGCTGGTACAAAGCAGGTGGCGTTTGCGCGGCTTATCACAGACTACACCACGTTCGCCTATCTCTGTGACGTGTTTGTGCTGGAAGATTACCAAGGCAAAGGCCTGGGAAAATGGATGGTGCAGGCGCTCAGGGAACATCCCCGCCTGGGGAACCTGCGCCGTTGGCTTTTGGCTACCACAGATGCGCATAGCCTGTACGCGCCCTTCGGGTTTACGCCTTTGGCCATGCCAGAGCGCTTCATGCAGGTGCACATGCCCAACATTTACCAGCAACCCTGATTTCTGTTATCCAGCAGGCCACGCAAAAGATTACAGCAGCGTTTTTGGGCTCATTTCCGTAAACCAAGCCAAAAACAGTTCTGCCGTATGATCTCAGAAAATAGAAAACTTGCTACCAAAGGGCTGCTTCTGCTCATGACCTTGGCGCTGGCGCTTACCGTAGGAGCCTGCAGCGGCACCAGTTCCTTGCCGCCCGCCCAAACCACTACTGACTTCTACCAGAAATATAAATCAGAGCCCGGCTTTAAGGGCACCAGCGTGCCGGTGGGCTTGGTCACGCGGTACCTGTCTAATGAAGTCTCAGACACTACCATGCTGGCCGCGCTGGCCAACCTCACCTCGGTGCGGGTGCTCACGTTCACGCCCACCAACAAGAGGGCGCAGCGCCTGCTAGAGAAAGGCCTCACCCAGGAACTGGACCAGGTGCTGCAGAAAGAAAACTACGCTGCCTTGCCCATGCTAGACGCCGCCCCGGGCACGCTGCAATTCAGGATGCGCCAGACCGGCGAGCAGGTGCAGGAACTGGTGGGCTACCGCAAATACGGCAACAGCTTTCTCATGCTGCAGGTCAACGGGCGCTTCACCAGAAGCCAGGTAGAAATGCTGCTCCAGAAGATTGACCCAGAACTGCTGCTTCCGTTACTGGGGTAGTCTAAGGAAAATAGATTCACCAAAGCCAAAACGCCTGCCCTTTATAGGAGCAGGCGTTTTGGCTTTTGCTGGACAGCGTTCTTGAAATCTCAATAAATATTTTTCATCGAATCAAAGAAACAGCAACACACCATTCCTCCGTTTTAGGGCTCATTTCTGGAAATGAAGCCAAAAACGGAAACGGTCTTACGCGTGGTCTTGTTCTTGTGGGTCCTGCAATTCCATTTCCTTGAAATAGACGGTAAAGGTACTGCCTCGGCCTTCCTGGCTGTCTACCTCAATGTAGCCGCCGTTGTTCTCAATAATGCGCTTGACAATGTAGAGACCAATGCCCGTGCCCTCTACGTGTGAATGGAACCTCCGGAACATGGTGAACAGTTTTTCCTGCTGGTCTGCGCGTATGCCCAGGCCGTTGTCTTCCACGGTGAGCACCACAAAGTCATGGTGGGTTTTGGTTTTCACGCAGAGTTCCAGGGGCCGGCTGGGGTCACGGTACTTCACGGCGTTGGAGACCAGGTTGTAGAGAATGCTGCGCAGGTTCTTGCGGGCGTAGCGCAATTGTGGCACGTGGAACTCAGAGGCAATGACCACGCCGGCGCTCTTGATCATGGGCGCTATGTCTTCTTTAATGCCTTCCAACACTTCTTCAAAAGACAATTCCTCTGCCTGTGACTCCAGGTCTTTCTGCACTTTGGTGATCTCAGTGAGGTCATGGATGGTGCTCTTGAGTTTGGTGATGGACGAAGCCACCATTCTGAGCAGCGTGGCTTCTTCGGTGTCGGCTTTTTCCTCTATGTTCTCCAGCAGGGCATCAGTTAAGCCTTCCAGGTTGGCCAGCGGCGAGCGCAGGTCATGCGAGGCCGTGTACACAAAGCTGTCAAGGTCATTGTTAATTCTGGTGAGTTCCTTGTTTTTGCGGTTCAGTTCCCCGTTGATAAAAGACAGCTGTTCGCGGCTGCGCACCTGCTCGGTGACCTCTACGGCAAACGTGAGCACAGATTCCACTTCGCCCTGGCTGTTCTTGATGGGTTCATACACAATGTTGAAGTAGCGCGCGCCTTGCTGGTCAGAGCCTTCTTCGTCAAAATGCACGGCCACCTCATTGCCGATGAACGGCTCACCGGTTTCCTTTATTTTCTCAATGGTGGCCGCAAAAGAAGACCGCTGCGAAGTCGGCAAGCTGTCTATAGCCACCGTGCCTACCTTAGCTTCCTCTCCGTACAGATTGCTCAGGTATGCGTTCACCAGCGTGTATTCCAGGTTTTTGGCTTTCACCAAGCCCACAATGGCGGGCACCTGCATGAAGATTTTCTGCAGCGTGTCGGCGCTCTGCTTCAGCTTCTGCTCCATCTTGATGCGGTCACTGATGTCAATAACAGAGCCAATGAAGCCTTTGAACTCCCCTTCGGCGCTGTACCTGGGCGAACCCGTGGCCATGACCCCGCGGTACACGCCGTCTGCGCGCAACAGCCGGTACTCCACCATGAAATCCTCTTTCTCGCGGCGGGCCCGCACGTAGGCTTCCTCATAATGCTTGAGGTCCTCTGGGTGAATGTACTTGAGCCAGCCTTTGTTCAGGTTGTCCTCTAGAGTAGAGCCGGTGAACTGGAGCCACTGGCGGTTCATGTAGAGGCAGTCGCGGTTGTGGTCTGTGATCCAGATCATCACGGGGGCGCTGTCGGCCATGTTCCTAAAGCGGGCCTCACTTTCCTGCAGGTCGCGCTGGGCGCGTTTCTCCTCGGTGATGTCCCGCACTTCCAGAATGTGGCCCACCACTTTATTGCCCTCTTTCACGTGCCTGATGGAACAGGAAACCGGAATGCTCTTGCCGCTTCGGCAGATGAAGGTGTCTTCAAACGTGTATGATTTCTGGGTGACCAGGTCAGGGGCCAGGTCGCCGGCGTCTTGTTTGCGGTGCACCAGTTCATACAGCGGGCGGCGGCGCAGTTCTTCCTGGTTATAGCCCAACAGGCGCTCACCGGCCGGGTTCTGGAACGTGCAGTAGCCCTGGCTGTCCAGCATGAAAAGCCCGGCGGTGGTGTTGTTGGTAATGAGCTCGGTGAGTTGGTTAGACTGCAGGTAGCGTTGCAAGGTCCACACTACAAAGAAAATGAGCAAGCTGATGATAAGGCCGCCCAGCAAAATGAGGTTGTGCTCATCAATGCCGTTCTGGTTAGAGAAGCTGCGCGATGGTTTGAAATGGATGGTCCAGGTGCGGCCGGCCACGCGCACCACGTCTTTGATGAACAAGGCCTTGCCGCTGGTGTCCAAAAGGCTGTCTGCCGCTACCTCGGTTTGGTAGATCAGGTCAGTGCTCCGGGCCTCCTTGCCATCATAAATGGTGACGTTCATGTCACGGGCCTCATGATTGATGGTGTTGTCAATGAGGTCCTTGGCCCGGAAAGGAGCATACACAAAGCCTTTGAGCCGACGGCGGCGTTCTGCCACGTCTCCGGGGTCTGCGCCGCCGTAGTACACAGGCATGTAAATCAGGAGCCCCACCTGTGATTCCCCGCCGTTTTCCTGCACCAACTTCACTTTGCCGGTCATGGCGGGCAGGTTAAAGTCACGGGCGGCTTCCATGGCCTCACGGCGGGTGGGCTCATTGAACATGTCAAAGCCCAGGGCGCGGCGGTTGCGGTCATCCATGGGTTCCAGGAAAATAACGCTGGAGTAGTCATCCCTGAAATCTTTGGGGTTGACCTCAAAATCTGGGATGCCCGTGGCCCGCATGCGTTGCTCCAGCGCGGGCACCTCTGCACGGGGCAGCATGACCGCAAACCCAATGCCCTGTATGCCGGGGTAGGTCTTCTCAATCTGCAGGGAGCCCAGAAACTGCTGAAAATCAGTGCGGGACACCGTGTCTGAGGCGGCAAACAACCCGTTCACGCTTTTAAGAATCTGCAGGTAATGCCCCATGCGCCGCTCCAGCGCAGATTTTATCTGCACAGACCGTATCTCAAACGTTTTGGTGTCTTCCAGCTTGTCGCTTTCTTTGGAGACGTTATAAGCGTATAGCGTGATGCCCAGCACCAACACAAAGGAGCCAAGCGCCAGGTAATAATCTTTGAGTCTGGAAAATATCATGTAGGCATCCGTTCTTTCTGCGGGCAGCTTGTGGCGCTGCCTTCTCCTTCCGTTTTTGGCCTCGTTTTCAGAAATGAGCCCTAAAACGGCTGCGCCCTTACGCGCTTAAATGTGTTTTCAGGAATTCCTGTACCTGGGGCTTGTCATAGTCTGCCTCTGTCTCAATGTGGCCCATGAGTTGCCGCATGATTTCCTCTTGCCGCTGCCCGTTGGCCAGTGCCTGCGCATACGGTAAATCTGGGGAAAAGGTGACCATGGAATACAGCGGCAGCCAGGCGTCTGGGTATTGGCCCGTGATCTTGGCCTCAATCTTCTTCTGGAGCAGAAACCGCGGGTCGGCCACTTTGTCTCGCATCTCAATGAAGTTGTAGACGGCCAGGTCGGCAATGGCGTCTGTGTTGGGTTTCCTGACTTCCTGAAAGGTGTTAAAAATAGTTTCCCAGTCGTTTTGGTGGGTTTCTAAGAGGCCGCGCAGCACGGTGCAGTCTTCAAACCCGGCGTTCATGCCCTGGCCGTAGAACGGCACAATGGCGTGGGCGGCATCGCCTAGGAGCAGAATTTTGCCTTTGTGCTGCCACGGAAAACATTTCACGGTGACCAGAGAGCCGGTGGGGTTCTCAAAGAATTCCTGGGCCAGTTCAGGCATGAGCGCCACGGCGTCTGGGAAGACTTCTTCAAAGAAACTAGTCACCTGCGCGGGCGTCTGCAGGCTCTTGAACGAAGGCTCGCCCTCAAACGGGAAGAACAAGGTGCAAGTGAAGGAGCCGTCTATGTTGGGCAGCGCAATCATCATGTACTGCCCGCGGGGCCAGATGTGCAGCGCGTTCTTCTCCAGTTGCCAGGTGCCGTCTGCCGCAGGCGGAATGGTGAGTTCTTTGTACCCGTAGTTTAAATACGATTGCTCAAAGTTGAAGCGGTCTGTTTTCTGCAAAGAAAGCCGCACCATGGAATACGCACCGTCGGCGGCAAAAATCACGTCTGGCGTAATCTGGTGCTCTTGTTGGCTGGCCACGTTCAGCATGGTCACGCGGTTGGTGGGCACGTCTACCTCCAGCACCTGCTGCTCAAAGTTAAGCGAGATGTTGGGCTGGGCCTCGGCTAAATTCAGCAGCGCGCGGTTAAGCCCCGCCCGTGACACTGAGTAAATGGCCTGCCCCGCCTGCCCGTACGGCTGAAACGACAAGTTGCCCTGCCCGTCATGCATCACGCGGCGGTACATGGGCATGGCTACTTTCTTGATGTCTTCAGAAATGCCAATGGTTTCCAGGGCGCGCCAGCCGCGGTCACTTAACGCCAGGTTAATGGACCGGCCACTGAACAAATCAGCCCGCCTGAGGTCTGGCCTGCGTTCATAGACCTGCACCCCGTAGCCTTGTTTGGCCAGGTACAGTGACAACAGACAGCCCACCAGGCCGCCGCCCATCACGCAGAGTTGGGGAGTTTTTTCCATAGAGTAAGGGTACAGCACCAGCCTTTCATAGAATCTGCCCAATTTTTACGGCTATCTTCGGCAACATGAGGTAAACTTGGTTAAATTTCGTTTAAAATCCGCACCATGGCCCCGGCAATCTCGCGCTTCACCCATTTTTTAGACAGTCCGCTGGGCACCGTGCAACTCACCGGCACCCAGGAATTCCTGTTTTCGTGCTCATTTACAGAAATGGAGCCCGAAACGGAAACCGACCCTGCGCCCCAGGCGCTGCTCCAAGCCGCCACGCAGTTGAATGAATATTTCGCCGGAATAAGACTGACGTTTGACTTACCGCTCCAGCCGCAGGGCACCGCATTTCAGCAACAAGTGTGGCACGCCTTGCAAGAAATTCCGGCGGGCAGAACAGACCACTATTTAAATCTTGCCAAACGGATGGGGAACGCCAAGGCCGTACGCGCGGTGGGCGTGGCCAACGGCGCCAACCCATGGTTGCTGGTGGTGCCCTGCCACCGCATAATTGGCGCCTCCGGCGATTTGGTAGGATACGCCGGCGGACTCTGGCGCAAGAAATGGTTACTGGACCATGAAGCCAAACTGGCGGGCGTGTACCAGACCTCGTTGTTTTAAAAAGTAAGAAAGCTAATTAAGAATTGCCGATGTCCGTTTTTGCCCTCATTCCTGAAAATGAGCCCCAAAACACACTTTGGCTCAATCTCACTTAATAAACCTAAACGTGCTGTTGATTCTAGGCTCCAGCGGCTTGGCAGATTTGGGCAACTGGTGTAGCCAATGATGCTGCGTGGCGCCCGCCATCAACAAAAGACTACCTGAAGGCAACATAAACTTCAGTTTCTGGTCTGGGTTTTTCCGGTGCTTGAAGGCAAAAGTGCGGGCACTCCCCAAACTGATAGCCGCAATGATGGGATTCTGGCCCAGCGCTGGTTCATTGTCGGCGTGCCAGCCCATGCTGTCCTGGCCGTTTCTGTACAGATTCAGCAAGACACTGTTGAAGGCTACGCCCGATATTTTTTCTAGCGCCATTCTCACTTCTGTGAGTTCTGATAGCCAGGGCTGCGGTTGCCAGGTGAGGCCCGAATAGGT
This region of Rufibacter sp. LB8 genomic DNA includes:
- a CDS encoding alpha-ketoglutarate-dependent dioxygenase AlkB: MPQLSPEFQQRFAPFLLPMPDAEVYLIPDFVSLENQATLYLALKQKAAWRQEKIKLFGKEIDQPRLTAWYADAGKSYTYSGLTWQPQPWLSELTEVRMALEKISGVAFNSVLLNLYRNGQDSMGWHADNEPALGQNPIIAAISLGSARTFAFKHRKNPDQKLKFMLPSGSLLLMAGATQHHWLHQLPKSAKPLEPRINSTFRFIK
- a CDS encoding methylated-DNA--[protein]-cysteine S-methyltransferase; the encoded protein is MAPAISRFTHFLDSPLGTVQLTGTQEFLFSCSFTEMEPETETDPAPQALLQAATQLNEYFAGIRLTFDLPLQPQGTAFQQQVWHALQEIPAGRTDHYLNLAKRMGNAKAVRAVGVANGANPWLLVVPCHRIIGASGDLVGYAGGLWRKKWLLDHEAKLAGVYQTSLF
- a CDS encoding NAD(P)/FAD-dependent oxidoreductase, with product MEKTPQLCVMGGGLVGCLLSLYLAKQGYGVQVYERRPDLRRADLFSGRSINLALSDRGWRALETIGISEDIKKVAMPMYRRVMHDGQGNLSFQPYGQAGQAIYSVSRAGLNRALLNLAEAQPNISLNFEQQVLEVDVPTNRVTMLNVASQQEHQITPDVIFAADGAYSMVRLSLQKTDRFNFEQSYLNYGYKELTIPPAADGTWQLEKNALHIWPRGQYMMIALPNIDGSFTCTLFFPFEGEPSFKSLQTPAQVTSFFEEVFPDAVALMPELAQEFFENPTGSLVTVKCFPWQHKGKILLLGDAAHAIVPFYGQGMNAGFEDCTVLRGLLETHQNDWETIFNTFQEVRKPNTDAIADLAVYNFIEMRDKVADPRFLLQKKIEAKITGQYPDAWLPLYSMVTFSPDLPYAQALANGQRQEEIMRQLMGHIETEADYDKPQVQEFLKTHLSA